Genomic DNA from Klebsiella variicola:
AGATAGCCCCCCTCGTTACACCCGCAGCTTTTGCAATTGTTGCCAACGAGGTAGATGATACGCCTTGCTGCGAAAACAGACGCAGAGCAACATCCAGAATCAGTTGCCGGGTTTCACGTGCCTGTTGTTTGGTTTTTCGTGCCATAGGTTAATGACTTTACAGAGGTTACGTTTACATACATTTGTGAATGTATGTACCATAGCATGACCATAATAGAAAGACTGTAGTGGGTTTGTGGTTGTTTGAGCCACTGAACATTTTGAAATTGGACACTCGAGGTTTACATATGAACAAAAACAGAGGGTTAACGCCTCTGGCGGTCGTTCTGATGCTCTCAGGCAGCTTAGCGCTAACAGGATGTGACGATAAACCGGCTCAACAAGGAGCCCAGCACATGCCGGAAGTCGGTATTGTGACGCTCAAATCCGCACCTCTACAAATAACCACCGAACTGCCAGGCCGCACCAGCGCCTATCGCATTGCGGAAGTCCGTCCTCAGGTCAGTGGCATTATTTTAAAACGTAACTTCGTGGAAGGTAGCGACATCCAGGCCGGCGTTTCCCTGTATCAGATCGATCCCGCCACCTATCAGGCCAGCTATGACAGCGCCAAAGGCGACCTGGCAAAAGCCCAGGCGGCAGCGAACATGGATCAACTGACGGTCAAGCGTTATCAGAAACTGTTAGGCACTAAATATATTAGTCAACAAGACTACGATACCGCCGTCGCGACGGCACAGCAGAGCAATGCGGCCGTGGTCGCAGCGAAAGCGGCCGTGGAAACCGCGCGCATCAATCTGGCCTACACCAAAGTCACCTCGCCGATCAGCGGCCGGATTGGTAAATCCGCGGTGACCGAAGGGGCGCTGGTGCAGAATGGTCAAACGACTGCCCTGGCAACTGTTCAGCAGCTGGATCCGATCTATGTTGACGTCACCCAGTCGAGCAATGATTTCCTGCGCCTGAAACAGGAGCTGGCCGATGGCCGCCTGAAACAGGAAAACGGCAAAGCGAAAGTGGAGCTGGTGACGAATGACGGTCTTAAGTATCCGCAGGCCGGCACGCTGGAATTTTCGGATGTCACCGTCGATCAGACCACCGGCTCTATCACGCTGCGCGCGATTTTCCCGAACCCGGACCACACCCTGCTACCGGGGATGTTTGTGCGTGCCCGTCTGGAAGAAGGGGTTAACCCTGACGCCCTGCTGGTACCGCAACAGGGTGTTACCCGTACGCCGCGCGGCGACGCCAGCGTCATGGTGGTCGGGGAAGGCGATAAAGTCGAAGTCCGCCAGGTCACTGCTTCTCAGGCGATTGGCGATAAATGGCTGGTCACTGGCGGTCTGAAAACTGGCGATCGCGTTATCGTCACCGGCCTGCAAAAAATCAAACCAGGCGTGCAGGTAAAAGCGCAGGAAGTAGCTTCTGATGATAAACAGCAAGCCGCAGGCAACGCGCCATCAGAACAAACCAAGTCTTAACTTAAACAGGAGCCGTTAAGACATGCCTAATTTCTTTATCGATCGCCCCATATTTGCATGGGTGATCGCCATCATCATCATGCTGGCTGGGGGATTATCGATCCTCAAATTGCCGGTAGCGCAATATCCGACGATTGCGCCGCCAGCAATTTCCATTACCGCCATGTACCCCGGTGCTGACGCCGAAACTGTGCAGAACACCGTGACTCAGGTTATCGAACAGAATATGAACGGTATCGACCACCTGATGTACATGTCCTCCAATGGCGACTCCACCGGTACGGCGACCATCACCCTGACCTTCGAATCAGGTACCGATCCGGATATTGCCCAGGTTCAGGTTCAGAACAAGCTGGCGCTGGCGACACCTCTGCTGCCGCAAGAAGTACAGCAGCAAGGGATTAGCGTTGAGAAAGCGTCCAGCAGCTTCCTGATGGTTGTCGGCGTTATTAACACCAACGGCACCATGAACCAGGACGATATTTCGGACTACGTGGCGGCCAACATGAAGGACCCGATCAGCCGTACCAGCGGTGTCGGCGACGTTCAGCTGTTCGGTTCCCAGTACGCGATGCGTATCTGGATGGATCCGAACAAACTGAACAACTTCCAGCTGACGCCGGTGGACGTGATCAGCGCCCTGAAAGCGCAGAACGCCCAGGTGGCCGCGGGTCAGTTAGGCGGTACGCCGCCGGTGAAAGGCCAGCAGCTTAACGCCTCGATCATCGCGCAAACCCGTCTGACCAATACCGAAGAGTTTGGCAACATTCTGCTGAAGGTGAACCAGGACGGTTCCCAGGTTCGTCTGCGCGATGTCGCCAAAATTGAGCTGGGCGGCGAAAGCTATGACGTAGTGGCGAAGTTTAACGGCCAGCCAGCATCGGGTCTGGGTATTAAACTGGCTACCGGCGCGAACGCGCTGGATACCGCCAACGCTATCCGTGCAGAACTGGCGAAGATGGAGCCGTTTTTCCCGTCGGGGATGAAGATCGTTTACCCGTATGACACCACCCCGTTCGTGAAAATCTCTATTCACGAAGTGGTTAAAACGCTGGTGGAAGCGATCATCCTGGTGTTCCTGGTCATGTATCTGTTCCTGCAGAACTTCCGCGCCACGCTGATCCCGACCATCGCCGTACCGGTAGTCCTGTTAGGCACCTTCGCGGTGTTGGCGGCGTTTGGCTTCTCGATAAACACCCTGACGATGTTCGGGATGGTGCTCGCCATCGGCCTGTTGGTGGATGACGCCATCGTGGTAGTTGAGAACGTCGAACGCGTGATGGCGGAAGAGGGTCTGCCGCCGAAAGAAGCGACGCGTAAATCGATGGGACAGATCCAGGGCGCGCTGGTCGGTATCGCCATGGTGCTGTCGGCGGTATTTATCCCGATGGCGTTCTTCGGCGGTTCAACCGGGGCCATCTATCGCCAGTTCTCCATCACCATCGTTTCTGCGATGGCGCTGTCGGTACTGGTGGCGTTGATCCTGACGCCAGCGCTGTGCGCCACCATGCTGAAGCCTATTCAGAAAGGCAGCCATGGCGCGACCACCGGTTTCTTCGGTTGGTTTAACCGCATGTTCGATAAGAGCACGCACCACTACACCGACAGCGTAGGCAACATTCTGCGCAGCACCGGTCGTTATCTGGTCCTGTATCTGATCATCGTGGTGGGCATGGCGTGGCTGTTCGTCCGTCTGCCGAGCTCGTTCCTGCCGGACGAGGACCAGGGGGTATTCCTGAGCATGGCGCAGCTGCCTGCCGGCGCCACCCAGGAGCGTACGCAGAAAGTGCTGGATGAGATGACGAATTACTATCTCACCAAAGAGAAGGACAACGTGGAATCCGTGTTTGCGGTTAACGGCTTCGGCTTCGCCGGCCGCGGCCAGAACACCGGCATCGCGTTCGTCTCGCTGAAAGACTGGAGCCAGCGTCCAGGTGAGGAAAACAAAGTTGAAGCGATCACCGGCCGGGCGATGGGCTACTTCTCGCAGATTAAAGATGCGATGGTGTTCGCCTTTAACCTGCCAGCTATCGTTGAACTGGGTACCGCGACCGGCTTTGACTTCCAGCTCATTGACCAGGGCGGTCTGGGCCACGAAAAACTGACCCAGGCGCGTAACCAGCTGTTTGGCATGGTGGCGCAGCACCCTGACGTGCTGACCGGCGTGCGCCCTAACGGCCTGGAAGATACACCGCAGTTTAAAATCGATATCGATCAGGAAAAAGCCCAGGCGCTGGGCGTCTCCATCAGCGACATTAACACCACGCTGGGCGCGGCCTGGGGCGGGAGCTATGTCAACGACTTTATCGACCGCGGCCGCGTGAAGAAAGTGTACATCATGTCTGAAGCGAAATACCGTATGCTGCCGGAAGACATCGGCAAGTGGTATGTTCGCGGCAGCGATGGTCAGATGGTGCCGTTCTCCGCCTTCTCTACTTCGCGTTGGGAATACGGTTCACCGCGTCTGGAACGCTACAACGGCCTGCCGTCGCTGGAAATTCTCGGCCAGGCAGCGCCAGGCAAGAGTACCGGTGAGGCGATGAGCCTGATGGAAGAGCTGGCGGGTAAACTGCCTTCCGGTATCGGCTACGACTGGACCGGGATGTCTTATCAGGAACGACTGTCCGGCAACCAGGCCCCTGCCCTGTATGCCATTTCGCTGATTGTCGTCTTCCTGTGTCTGGCAGCGCTGTATGAGAGCTGGTCAATTCCGTTCTCGGTCATGCTGGTCGTTCCGCTGGGTGTGGTCGGTGCGCTGTTAGCCGCTACCTTCCGCGGTTTAACCAACGACGTTTACTTCCAGGTGGGCCTGTTGACCACCATCGGCCTGTCGGCGAAGAACGCGATATTGATCGTTGAATTCGCCAAAGACCTGATGGAGAAAGAGGGTAAAGGGCTAATTGAGGCAACGCTTGAAGCAGTGCGTATGCGTCTGCGTCCGATCCTGATGACCTCCCTGGCGTTTATCCTCGGCGTTATGCCGCTGGTGATCAGCTCGGGTGCCGGCTCCGGCGCGCAGAACGCCGTCGGTACTGGCGTAATGGGCGGGATGGTGACCGCGACGATTCTGGCCATCTTCTTCGTGCCAGTGTTCTTCGTGGTGGTTCGTCGCCGCTTTAGCAAGAAATCGGAAGATATTGAGCACAGCCATCAGGTTGAGCATCATTAATCGTCACACTTGAACAAAGGGCCGCCTTCGCGGCCCTTTTTTTGTCCGTCGCAACAGGGCACATATTGCCATTGTTTATTTTTCACACTGCATTTAATATATATTGATATGGTCCTGGCTATTTTTTCACATTGCCTGGTACTTATGATCTTTACACACTCATTTACCAGGAATAATCCTAATACCAACGCCCGCGGCCGGCGGTTTCTGAACGCGACAGCTGCCTGCCTTAAGCCGATGATTGATAAGACTTCTCTATTTCTCGGGCTGTGTGCCAGGGCCTGCGAAATTAATTCGTCTATTTTTAAGATAATTTCTCTCTGATAATTGTAATTTTTCGTAATAGCACGATGAAATCTGTTGGAGAGTGGATTATAGTTAAATCAGCAGGATTACTCAGTTAGTGTCAGGTCGGTTAGTCGTGTTCATCCCACAACGGTGTTTGTTAGTCGTCGTTTAAACCACTCAAAAGGGGATGCGTTATGGACGAATACTCGCCAAAAAGACATGATATTGCACAGCTACGCTTTCTCTGCGAAACGCTGTATCATGACTGCCTTGCAAACCTGGAAGAGAGCAACCATGGCTGGGTCAACGACCCGACTTCGGCTGTCAATCTTCAGTTAAATGAATTGATCGAGCACATTGCCACATTCGCGCTTAATTATAAAATTAAGTACACTGAGGATAATAAACTGGTCGCTCAGGTTGACGAATATCTGGACGATACTTTTACCTTGTTCAGTAACTACGGCATTAACTCAACGGATTTGCAAAAGTGGAAAAAATCCGGTAATCGACTATTTCGTTGCTTTGTCAACGCCAGCCGGGAAAACCCGGCCAGTCTCTCGTGTTAGAATTATTACAATCAAAAGGTGGAATTATGTCTGATAAGCCATTAACTAAAACAGACTATTTGATGCGCTTACGTCGTTGCCAGACAATTGACACGCTGGAGCGCGTCATTGAAAAAAATAAATATGAACTGTCTGATAATGAACTGGCGGTATTTTACTCAGCCGCCGATCATCGTCTGGCTGAACTGACCATGAATAAGCTGTACGATAAGATCCCGACCTCAGTCTGGAAGTTTATCCGCTAATCGACGCGCACAATGTGGTCTGCTGACCGGACGATACGCGTCAGCCGCCGCAGGGTATCTTTGTGATAGTCATCACATCATTCAGCTAACAGCAACCCTGTAACCGGTTTCTTTTTTATACTGCTACGGCCATCTAAAGTCAGGTATAAGGAAGACCCATGAGTGAAGAAAAACGTAAAATGATCGCCGGTGAGCTCTATTTATCTGGCGACCCAACGCTTCGCGCCGATCGCCTGCGCGCCAGACAGTTGTTACACCGTTATAATCATTCCTCCCCGGATGCGCAGGAAGAACGTCAGCATATTCTGGCCGAGCTGTTCGGTCGCGCCGGCGATGCGTATATCGAGCCAAGCTTTCGCTGCGACTACGGCTACAATATCTTTCTCGGCAACGCGTTTTACGCCAATTTTGACTGCGTGATGCTGGACGTCTGCCCTATTCATATTGGCGATAACTGCATGCTGGCGCCGGGCGTCCATATTTATACCGCCACCCATCCGCTGGATGCCGAAGCGCGTAACAGCGGCCAGGAATATGGCAAACCAGTGACCATCGGCCACAATGTGTGGATTGGTGGGCGGGCGGTAATCAATCCCGGGGTGATCATTGGTGATAATGCGGTCATTGCGTCCGGTGCAGTCGTCACCAAAGATGTACCGGCCGGGGCCGTTGTCGGCGGCAACCCGGCGCAGATCATTAAGCGCCTTCCGCTACCAAATCCGTAACTGTTATGGTTTTCTGTAACTGATCTGTTACTTTCGCCGTGGAATATTGCAACATAAAATAGCCTTCAGGCTAAGCCTGCCACGCCTGGTCCGCCGGGTGCGCACGGCTGGCTCATTGCAGAATTCGGGGACCAAGATGACAGAAATACAACGCCTGCTAACTCATACCATTGACGAACTCAACGTTCAGGAAAAACGCGATAATCGCCCGCGTTTTAGCATCAGTTTTATCCGCAACCATCCGGGGCTGTTTGTTGCCATGTATGCCGCGTTTCTGGCGACGCTGGTGGTCATGCTGCGCTCTGAAACGCTGGTAGACTCGGTCTGGTTGCTGGTGGTGCTGTTCATCCTGTTCAACGCCTTTTTCTTCTTTGATGTCTATCCGCGCTATCGTTATGAAGATATCGATGTCCTCGACTTTCGCGTGTGCTACAACGGGGAATGGTATAACACCCGCTTTGTTCCCCGGCAGCTGATCGAGCGTATTCTTCAGTCGCCGGATGTCGATAGCGAGCAGAAGGCGCAGCTCAAAAAGATGGTCGCCACCAAAGGCGAGCTCTCCTTCTACGACGTTTTTACGCTGACCCGCGCCGGTGCTGCACAATAAGACGATTTAGCGTCCGCAGCGCCAGCGGATAGCGGGAAGCAGAAGTATTACCATATCCCAGCACCAGCCCGCTCCGCCCCCGCTGCGGGTCGAGATAGAAATGACTTAACGCGGCAGGCGCCAGTTGAAACTGACGCGCCTGCTGCGCAATCGTCTGGTCATCGAACCCTTCCATTGCGACTGTCAAATGGAGCCCCCCTTCCCCGCCAAGGACCTCGCATGGCACGGTTATCTCTTGCGCCAGTGCCTCACGCAGCTGTTGTTGGCGCTTGCGGTACAGGCGACGCATGGCCGCCAGATGGCGAGCATAGTGCCCCTTCTCAATAAACCTGGCCAGCGCCCGCTGTTCCGTGCGGTGTCCTCCACGCAGCAACGTGCCAATCACATCCTGAACGGCATCCGCCAGCGCAGGCGGCATCACCATGAAGCCAATACGCAGCGCCGGAAAGAGCGTTTTGCTGAAGGTACCGAGATACACCACCGGGGCATCCGGCACCATCCCCAGCATCGCCGGGATCGGCTCTCCGCTATGGCGAAACTCGCTGTCGTAGTCATCCTCCACAATCCACGCCCCGTGCAGGCGGGCGTACTCCACCAGCGCCAGACGTCGCGCGGCGCTCATGACGCTCCCGAGGGGATACTGATGAGAGGGAGAGGTGAAGATCAGCCGGGGCGGCTCCGCGACGCCGTTGGCAATCCCCATCCCTTCGTCATCGACCGCCATTCCGCTGACCCGCAGCCCTGCGCGCTGGAAACTGCTCCTGGCCCCCAGGTACCCCGGCTCTTCCACCCACACGCTGTCGCCTGGATCCGTCAACAGCGAAGCGCATAAGTTCACCCCTTCCAGCGCCCCTTCGGTAATGACAATCTGCCGAATATCGCAACGGATCCCCCGGGAGAGCGCCAGATGACGAGCGATAGCCTCC
This window encodes:
- the acrA gene encoding multidrug efflux RND transporter periplasmic adaptor subunit AcrA, whose product is MNKNRGLTPLAVVLMLSGSLALTGCDDKPAQQGAQHMPEVGIVTLKSAPLQITTELPGRTSAYRIAEVRPQVSGIILKRNFVEGSDIQAGVSLYQIDPATYQASYDSAKGDLAKAQAAANMDQLTVKRYQKLLGTKYISQQDYDTAVATAQQSNAAVVAAKAAVETARINLAYTKVTSPISGRIGKSAVTEGALVQNGQTTALATVQQLDPIYVDVTQSSNDFLRLKQELADGRLKQENGKAKVELVTNDGLKYPQAGTLEFSDVTVDQTTGSITLRAIFPNPDHTLLPGMFVRARLEEGVNPDALLVPQQGVTRTPRGDASVMVVGEGDKVEVRQVTASQAIGDKWLVTGGLKTGDRVIVTGLQKIKPGVQVKAQEVASDDKQQAAGNAPSEQTKS
- a CDS encoding PLP-dependent aminotransferase family protein, yielding MNIPDDGFFTLVTQGIQHRSDETLQRALYHTLRHAILQGTLAANCRLPGSRVMAGRLQLSRNTVNAALEQLALEGYLMRSRQGTQVVPLAACREEPVKVPPVVLPERLQGLPAAMRRDSPALLFTPGMPAVNYFPLPLWRRLMDNVLRDEGSALLGYGEAAGDPLLREAIARHLALSRGIRCDIRQIVITEGALEGVNLCASLLTDPGDSVWVEEPGYLGARSSFQRAGLRVSGMAVDDEGMGIANGVAEPPRLIFTSPSHQYPLGSVMSAARRLALVEYARLHGAWIVEDDYDSEFRHSGEPIPAMLGMVPDAPVVYLGTFSKTLFPALRIGFMVMPPALADAVQDVIGTLLRGGHRTEQRALARFIEKGHYARHLAAMRRLYRKRQQQLREALAQEITVPCEVLGGEGGLHLTVAMEGFDDQTIAQQARQFQLAPAALSHFYLDPQRGRSGLVLGYGNTSASRYPLALRTLNRLIVQHRRGSA
- the tomB gene encoding Hha toxicity modulator TomB; the encoded protein is MDEYSPKRHDIAQLRFLCETLYHDCLANLEESNHGWVNDPTSAVNLQLNELIEHIATFALNYKIKYTEDNKLVAQVDEYLDDTFTLFSNYGINSTDLQKWKKSGNRLFRCFVNASRENPASLSC
- the acrB gene encoding multidrug efflux RND transporter permease subunit AcrB — encoded protein: MPNFFIDRPIFAWVIAIIIMLAGGLSILKLPVAQYPTIAPPAISITAMYPGADAETVQNTVTQVIEQNMNGIDHLMYMSSNGDSTGTATITLTFESGTDPDIAQVQVQNKLALATPLLPQEVQQQGISVEKASSSFLMVVGVINTNGTMNQDDISDYVAANMKDPISRTSGVGDVQLFGSQYAMRIWMDPNKLNNFQLTPVDVISALKAQNAQVAAGQLGGTPPVKGQQLNASIIAQTRLTNTEEFGNILLKVNQDGSQVRLRDVAKIELGGESYDVVAKFNGQPASGLGIKLATGANALDTANAIRAELAKMEPFFPSGMKIVYPYDTTPFVKISIHEVVKTLVEAIILVFLVMYLFLQNFRATLIPTIAVPVVLLGTFAVLAAFGFSINTLTMFGMVLAIGLLVDDAIVVVENVERVMAEEGLPPKEATRKSMGQIQGALVGIAMVLSAVFIPMAFFGGSTGAIYRQFSITIVSAMALSVLVALILTPALCATMLKPIQKGSHGATTGFFGWFNRMFDKSTHHYTDSVGNILRSTGRYLVLYLIIVVGMAWLFVRLPSSFLPDEDQGVFLSMAQLPAGATQERTQKVLDEMTNYYLTKEKDNVESVFAVNGFGFAGRGQNTGIAFVSLKDWSQRPGEENKVEAITGRAMGYFSQIKDAMVFAFNLPAIVELGTATGFDFQLIDQGGLGHEKLTQARNQLFGMVAQHPDVLTGVRPNGLEDTPQFKIDIDQEKAQALGVSISDINTTLGAAWGGSYVNDFIDRGRVKKVYIMSEAKYRMLPEDIGKWYVRGSDGQMVPFSAFSTSRWEYGSPRLERYNGLPSLEILGQAAPGKSTGEAMSLMEELAGKLPSGIGYDWTGMSYQERLSGNQAPALYAISLIVVFLCLAALYESWSIPFSVMLVVPLGVVGALLAATFRGLTNDVYFQVGLLTTIGLSAKNAILIVEFAKDLMEKEGKGLIEATLEAVRMRLRPILMTSLAFILGVMPLVISSGAGSGAQNAVGTGVMGGMVTATILAIFFVPVFFVVVRRRFSKKSEDIEHSHQVEHH
- the maa gene encoding maltose O-acetyltransferase, with translation MSEEKRKMIAGELYLSGDPTLRADRLRARQLLHRYNHSSPDAQEERQHILAELFGRAGDAYIEPSFRCDYGYNIFLGNAFYANFDCVMLDVCPIHIGDNCMLAPGVHIYTATHPLDAEARNSGQEYGKPVTIGHNVWIGGRAVINPGVIIGDNAVIASGAVVTKDVPAGAVVGGNPAQIIKRLPLPNP
- a CDS encoding HHA domain-containing protein — encoded protein: MSDKPLTKTDYLMRLRRCQTIDTLERVIEKNKYELSDNELAVFYSAADHRLAELTMNKLYDKIPTSVWKFIR
- a CDS encoding YlaC family protein, which gives rise to MTEIQRLLTHTIDELNVQEKRDNRPRFSISFIRNHPGLFVAMYAAFLATLVVMLRSETLVDSVWLLVVLFILFNAFFFFDVYPRYRYEDIDVLDFRVCYNGEWYNTRFVPRQLIERILQSPDVDSEQKAQLKKMVATKGELSFYDVFTLTRAGAAQ